GAGGGAGGCCCCTTCCCTGGGGCTCTGGGGAGGCACCTGTGAAGACAGACCTGAAGCGAATCCCTGACAGCCCCTGCCCTGCTGTGAGTGGGCCTGACTCCCAAGTCCTGGCCCAGCACCTCCAGCCCCCTCTGGCTTCTCACGTTCCTGCACCATCTGGGCTACACCAGTCATTTCCTTTCCCACACTGGCGCTGCGCAGGCTTTGCTTGGTGACCGGCCCCACCTGACCGGGCAGCTTCTCTGGAGCTGGAGCCTGGGGACCCACACAGGAAATCTCAGCCTCTCCAGCCAACTCTTGCTTCTTCTCCTTTGAGTCCACCCAGAGTCCAGGAGaaggtgtggggagaggggcaaTGGCCACACCCTGAGTCCCATCTAGAAGCTTCTCTGGGCTTGGCACAATGAGGTCCTTGTCCCTCTCACTGCTCCCAGCTCTTGCCTTTTCTCCTGGTGCACCCTGGGGCCCATCGGCAGTCAGGGCTCTGAGCCCAGCCTTCTCAAAGATCTTGGTGATGTGCTCCCTGAAGTCAGGGAAGCCACTGACCGTGCTAGTCTGCTTGGAGCGCGCATGCAGACCACCCGATGTGCCTCTGCTCAGATCCTCGGGGGGTTCTACCATCCTCTCCCCAATGCTCTTTGTCCCCTTTGCTGTCTCACCCGCCATGCCCTCCTCACAGGCAGGGGGTGCTGGAATCTCATAGGGTTTGGCACCTGCTGCTTTCTCCTCCACTAGCATGTGCTCACCCTTGGTCAGAAGTGGCATCCTGTCCAGGTAGGGCATGGAGTCCACAGGTCCCTCAAGAGTGCCAGCTTTGGAGCTTCCACCACTGGCTTGTGCCCCAGTGATTTCCCTACCTGTAGCTGCTGGTTGTGGGAGGGAGGCCGGGAGGCCCAAAGACAGCTTCATGGAGGTGGCATTTTCCAAGGCAAGCAGAGGCGCCTCTGTGGGAGAAGTGCTTTCACCAGGAGCTCTGGGCCCTTGGGAGGAGAGAGCTTTCTCTCCACTGTCTTCTGCCCCTTCCCTGGGAGCAACCTCCACATGCAGGTAAGGAGGGTCAGGAGCAGCGTCTTCTGGTGGCCCAGATAGCAAGAGCCTCTCTGCGCTGGAGACAGCCTGTGCTTCAGGAATCTCTGCCATGCTCCTGTGAATCCCACCCAGCTCTCCGGCTGGTGGCAAGGCATCCTGGCAGCTGGCCGAAGGCTGCTCAGCTTGGCAGGGCTCACCTGGGGCAGAGGTAGAAGTTTCCTCCCCAGGGGAGGGGCATTGCCCAGTATTAAGGAATCCAGCATTCAAAGCAGCTTCTCCTGCGTCCTCTGGAGCTGACTGCATCCCCAGGTCCCCTCTGCCAGCGTTCCCACTGGTCTCAGCAGCTCTGCCTTGCTCCTGGGCTGATGGGAAACTTCCAAGAAGCTCTCGGGCCTCGGCATCCGAGGTGGCGGGCTGCTCCATTTCCTTCCGTGGGGCCAGCACTGGCCGCTGTCTGCCTCCCTGGGTTTCAGCACCTGACTCTCTCTCTGGGGCATCCTGGGTGGTTGTGACGCTGGGGCTGGCGGGTGCTGGAACTGGCGGGCAGTGAGCTGCATCCAGGAGAGCCACGGGCTCAGGCTGCCGAGGCGGAGTCCCCACTGTGTTcgcacttgtcttctctgttttactCAAGCCCTCGAGCAGGCGCCGAGTGTCAGCGGCTTCAGAAGCTCCTCCATCACCGAGACATGCTTCTTCATGCTGGCTGCTGACTTCCAGCGTACCCACCAGCTCTTGTCGGGACTTGCTTGGCCCTTGCCCAGCACAgcaattttcctttctgttcaaGTTACCTGCAAGAGAGGACTCTTCGGAGGTGTCTGCCGCAGGAGGCCCCACCCCGGACGGCCGGCGGTCACTGCGTGCTCCCTCTTGCCCATTCTCCCCTAGGGCAGGCAGCTCTGGGCTTACTGGTGCTGACAACTCCGACTGCTCTGTCGCAGGGCTCTCCAGAACCGAGTCCCTGGCAGCCGATCGTGTAGCATCAGACAGACTGTCTTTGGGGTGCTCCCTCTGTAGCTCCGATCTGGAAGCCTGCTCCTTTTCTCCACAAGTGGGCAAGCACGCATCCTCCTGAGGTGTCACAGGTACGTGGATTTGGGAAGAATCTGTGCCCAGCTTCTTCAAACCTGGATCACCTGGATAAGTCTCTTCCCCATTTTTACACACTCGGGTCTTCTCCCTGAGCATATCAAAGATGGATGCATCTGGGTCTGACTGGGATGGCTGGAGATGATTCTCAGAAGGTACTGAGGGCCTCTCAGGTGCAGCTACTCGTATGCAGCTATCCCCTGGGAAGGACGGGATTCCTTGCTGACTGTGCTCCAGACTGAGCGACGTGAGCCCGCTGTCCATTGCCAAGTCCTCCCCCTCAGGGGGCTGTGGCCCATCAGCCCGGGCTTCCTGTCCAGCTGCATCATGGCCCAGCCCACAAGACCGGTCTGGGGATGCCGGCAAGCCCGCCTCCTCACAGTTGTCAGGTGTCCGCGCAGATGGGTGGCTCATGGCCTTTATTTCAGATCTGCGCTCCACCTCCTGGGCTTTAGGGACAACCTCTGCAGCAGGAGTTGACAGGAAATCTGATTTCTCAGATTCCAAGGCAGGAAGAGAGTCCATTATTCCCAATCCCCCCAGGTCCTGGAGGGTGTGGGGACATTTGGTCTGCAATCTGGGCCCCTCCCAGCCAGCTCCCTCGGGAAGAACATGCTCACCAGctccgtccggccccgggatcAGGATGCGACCGTTCTCATGGAGCTTGGGCAGTGAGTCAGATGCATGGGCCACTGAGCTCCGAGCTGCGCCTTCTGATACAGAGCCcagcctgcctgtgggctgggggccCTCCTCACGGAGTGGCTGTGCTGAGTCTGTGCTGGGAAGGACTTGGCTCTCCACAGTGCCGTTCAGCTTTGAAATCTCATCTTTCTCCACCTCTGGGTCAGGCCTACAGCCAAGGGCCTGGGGTTGCTCTCCCTGTGGGTTTTCAGGATTCGCACTGGGTAGCTCTGGGGCTTCTTCCTGTCCTCTAGGGCTGGCCTCTGGTAGTCCACTTTCCTCATTGACCACAGCTGGGCTTTGGGGGGCCTTGGCTTCACGCTCTGGTCCCAGGGCACTTTCATCTGATGTactggggagaggagggggcaGCACCCCTTGTTGGACTTCGTGGCCTTGCTCCTTAATGGAgagctctcccctctcctcctgggGCAAAGGGGGAGGAACCTCTCTGGGGATCCCTTCTGGATGCACTCCCGCTCTTCCAAGATCTGATGCACACTTCTCCTGTCCCCCCAACTCAGCACCTGCCAGCTCTTCAGCCGGAACTCTAAGAACTGGTATCTCAGCCCCGTGAACCATCTCCCTGGCCAGCCAGCTGGGATTTGCTGCAGCCGCAGAGGCCCAAGTGGCCGGCTGTGGACTGAGGTTTGGAGCTGGACGCACTTCCTCTGCCGGTACATGCGGGGACTGCTCAGCACTCATGAGCAGAACCCCTTCGGGCTGGTCACCTGGTGGTGCGCAGACAGCATTACCGGGCTGGGCTCCCCACCCTCTTGTCTGCGAGGAATGCTGAGCATCACTGGCATCCAGAGTCTCCTTCCTagagcctccagcccctggcgcCAGGGCAGGACGCAGTGACCCCCAGGGCAGCTCTGTGCAGGGTAGATGTGCTCCCATTTGCTGCTGGCAGATTTCCTGGGATGCAGCATTTATGTCCTCTTCTTGGGAAGCCCCTGAATTTTTCCTAGTAGAACCGCAGGGCTTGAGGAAAACCGAGTCATCAGCCAAGTCTTCAGGCATCACCTCCACTTggcatttttctctgtctgaggCTCTTGGGGCTGGATCTTGCAGGATTGGGGTCTCAGTTTTTGTGGGGGACTCCTCCAGGCCAGCTGAGCTCTCCTTGCCTGGGTGGGCTGCAGCAGGGGCCTTGGGGACCACCCCCTGCCCAGACTCTGTGGGGGGAAAGCCACCTGCAGCCTCCTTCCCTGGTGACCCGAAACCACCTGGCTGGCTGACCTCCGCACATGGCTGCTCTTTCAGAGGTGCTGGTGGCCTTCCTGGCTGCTGTTCAAGGTGACTGGAGGAAGCCGCTTTATCAACCTCTTCCTTCATGCCTCCCTCTCTTCCGGCACTAGGCACGATGGTGGCCACACTGCCCCAAGCAGAGCTGTCCTCCTCAGGGACAAAGGCTGCCAGGGCCACCCCTGGGGCTTTGGGGGAAGGTTCCCTCCTGGAATGTTGAACGAGGGGCCAACCTTCAGGTGCTTCTGCCGGGCTTTCCAAGCACCCTTCTGGGGAGCCCTCAGCAAAGGGCATGGTGGCTGAGTGGCACTCCTGCtcccagggggagggagggctgggcagtGGAGAGCTTTCTGGACCCCTGGCTTCCTGGGGGCACTTCCTTGGCTCAGTCACCTCTGGGCACACGGTGCACGGATCCTGGCTGGCAGCCCTCTCAGAAGCGGAGCAGGAGCCTCCACGCCCACACCTGcgaataatgaaaacattttgtttcaTCAGGTCTCAGGGATGTTGAGGACGAGGCCGCATGACAGGCCAGTTCTCTCCAACCCTCTCGCCTTTAACAGCCACAAGACACACCTGCCCATGCACCTCAGTCCTCTCCATGAAGGCTGCCCCTAAGGCCACTCCTCCTATAACCACTACACATGCTCTCGTTATCCCCAAAATCGAAGCAGGGAGCCCCAAATATTCAGTTTGGGGCTTTTCATGTTGGTCAGTACTGAATAGGGAAGTATGGAAACTAATTCATAATCGTCTAAACTGCAGGAACTCCAAAAGTTTTTAGTAAGTAGAGAGTTTGAATTAGTTTAATGTGGGTTACAAAGAGATCTCAAACACTTCTGAGGATGCTTAGATGTTCAGGAAAAAAGCACAAGTGGGTAAAGTCatgcttcaaaataaaaagctattcTTGGTAACTGTTTACTTGACTCCTCACATTCAAAGGTGGTACTGTGAGGGGCATAGCCCCCAAATCAATCTATTTAGCTGTGGAATTTCTGCAAATGACTGATATGTAAAATTCTTGGGAGCTGAATTACCTTTATACCCATATTTGTCTTAACTTGAACATATTTTGCTGGACAATGTGTGAAGAAAAACTATGGCTCAAATTATGGACTTGCTATAGATAACTAACTACCTAGTTATTGTAAACTAGCCTATTACCTGGCATATTTTGACTGTATTTCTAATTccgtaatattttattaaatgcatttctaaactttaaaagtaatacatggcagatacaaaatttagaaaatgtagaaaaaatatcTCCCACATGCTTGCCACTTGAAGCGTTCTGGCGAATAACATTTTTCTCCATGTGATTTTCTATGGgatgtaatttttgttatttttacataGCTGTGATTCTGTATACTTGCTATGATCAAATATCTTTTGCTATCAAGAGAAATTGCTAAAGGCAAAATTAATAGGAGTATGTCTTTCCTAAGGCTTTTACCATGATGTTTAAAAGAAGATTTGTGGAATCTTCTTGTAActgttacatacacacacattcacatgttCATAGACCCACAGTGTCTTGGATATGACCAGAGGAAAGATCCTACCTGTTTCACTACCAAAACTCTAGCTTCCCATGCAAGGTGAcgcatatatatttttagtgaGAGATGCATACAATGGGAAGGTGAAGtacattccttttaaaaatttagaaatccaTGTCATGGAgtgaattgtgtccccctaaaatCCATGTGTTGAAACGCTAGCCCCCAACATGACTGTACGTGGAGAAGGGGCCTTCATGGAGTTAAAGTTTAAAAAGGTCTTAAGAGCGGAGCCCTGATGCAGTAGGACTGGGGTCCTTCCGAGAAGAGGGAGACAGCAGGAGCGGGCTCGCGCGGggaagacacagcaggaaggACCACCTGCAGCCAAGAGGGGCCTCACCAGAAGCCACCTCTTCTGGCTCCGTAACTCGGaattccagcctctagaactattAGGAAATTAATTCTGCTGCTGAAGCCACCCTGTCTGTGGTGCTCGGTCATGGCAGTATGAGCGGACTAATGCAATGGGTATATGCACTTTACATTGAACTTTGCAATATTTTTGAGGTTCCAAATTTTCCAAAGTGAAACGTTGGGACAATGATAATGGATGAATCCACTGGAAGTAATGCTTTTGCACGGATGATCTCCATTAACCCTGAGGAGAGCCAGCCGAGGTGCTATCACGCCATTTCGTAGATGAGAATTCTGAGAACAGGTTAGGCTTGGATTCGGCGGGCGTCTCACTCCATGGGCCATGATCTTCTCACTCACTCTCTGCTGCCTCGGAGAATAAAAGCTTCCAAGGAGGGAGTCCCAAATTCATCTGTTGAAACCTGTTCCCCAGGGTGATGGTATGAGGACGTAGGGgctctgggaggtgattaggtaaTGAGAGTGGAGCCCACATGAATGGAAGTAGTGTCCTTCTAGAAGAGACCCCAGAGGGCTCCCTCACCCCTCTGCCtttgaggacacagtgagaagacggCTGTCTGAAACAGGAAggaggctctcaccagacacggAGTCTGCTGGCCCCTTGATGCTGAGCTTCCCGGCCTCCAAAACTATGAGCAACTGACATCTGTTGCAATAGCCACTCACCCTCTCCTCTTTACCTgaccccactccagcctcttGCCAAGCCCCTCACCTACGAAATGTTCGTGACATCACACAACATCCTGGAAGGAGGTGTGTACGCATCATCACTACACCAGTCATCCGCATTCAAAAAGGAGATTCAATCACAGGAATAACTAGATACCTATTGCAGCTGATTTCTATTGCTGTTATAATAAATTGCCACAGAATTAGTGGCTTTAGACAgtacaaattaattttcttacagttctataGGAAAATGTCTGACACGGCTCTCACTGGGCTGATATCATGGTGTCAGGGGGCTGTGTTCCCTTCTGGAAGCCCTAGGGACCAAGGCGCTTCCTTGCTTTTCCAGAGGCTGCCCACGTCTGTGACTCACAggctcttcctccatcttcaaagccagcagcgcAGAATCTTCCTCCGGTCCATCTTAGATATTTACATCAATTTCAGGGATTAAGAAGAGGACATccttgctgggggctgggggcatcTAAGATGGACCGGAGAGTGAGGCAGCTACTGTCTCAACCAGATTAGCATTTTCAGACCTAAAAGCCGAGCTAATGAGGGCAAAGAAGAGAAACATCAGAGGGTAAGTTAGGTGAATCCCTCCAATCCTCAGATGGTCACGAGGGCAGCCGCACCCACGCAGAGCCCTGGCCCAGCGCTGCTGACCTGGGTGAAAACACCCGGGTGTGGGTAACGCCCTCAGCCTGGCTTCACTAAAGTACGAGGCTCAGAGGGCTCACCAACCACAGGGCTGTTGTCTCCATGGATTGTTCTGGAACTGCACCTCAGCACTCTGCATGTGGCCATTTTCCTTGTAACAAGCACTTTACATTGAACTGTGTCCCACCCATTCACTAGGGGTCACATTGTTTAGTAGTAATGAGATTGATGGTGTGCAGTTCAGAAATGAAGCGCTCCTATTGATGTCTGCTTGCTCAGGAAGCCCAGATCACAGCCTCCTCCAAACCAAGCTGCTTCTAGTCCCCGCCTCTGACTGGGGAGTGTGTGGGTTACCTTCAGGCTGGCTGAAATCACTGTTATATGGGGACAAGATGGCAAATTCACTTGATTTGGGCACCTTGAAAACTTACGGATCTTACCAGGATCAAATTCCCATTGAGTGTGAGGCACACACTCCCCCAAAGTAAGGATCTAGCTTGGTTTATTTAGCACAAGCTGATCACCAGCAATCCTTTTGACTGCCCATCAGAAGCAATTTTTAAAACCAGATTAAAGACACTCACGAGGAGCAGATTTGCCTTAGGGCAGGAAAAATTCTAAGAACTCATCTGTGAGGGCCCTGCCTTAATTGAAACTTACATAATGCCCTTTATACTTTAAGTCTGAGTCAGAATGTGTGGAGGGGGTTCTGCTCAGAATCCGAAGGCTAGCTCTTGTGGGCTGGGCAGTGTGGCCCTCTCACAGGAGGCTTGCAGTTCAAAGGTGGTTGCTGCCTTTAGGTTGAGGTCAGGAGGGCACACAGATTGCAGACCACGGCCCCCAGCATGACAGTGGGAGAAGCACAGTAGGGGGGTTACTGGGGAGCCCAGGTGATTTGCTGCCCCAAAGGTCTGAGCAGACTATGGAGAGGTAGAAAAGGTCCTCCCTACTACCTTAGCTGGACGATCGCATCCACATGGGTTTCTAAGTGCATAGTTTTGAAGACATACCCATGAACAGACTGGGGATGCTTAAAgggagtgagacagggaccatggatgtagtcagagtagggtgagggcctccggagggggcagggcaggatatttgcagtcagagcaatgtaactacatgcaaagaaacccccctactaaaactctgttaaacattgagctctagaatcattcttcagtgagatcagttgatgttccccagataaagaagagtagcacatgttttattatgctaatcatttgtagccatgtgtaagattcactttagcctAGGCCGATGTGCTGTCTTTcgtccttcagatctgatgaagtgattttgcaaactgagcaactaatttagcaagtaagcccaggcataaacaacacagtaaaaggcaagaaggattccaccttaaagataagattgcattttaatacccaagaagttaagatgttagaaattcttaccttactctttagcaaacaattcctcagcccaccttgggggctgggcaggtggccttgtttcatatgctcccagaccaagatgctggtatctcagagagaaatcatcagaggaagttgcttgtgttaattctaaatattcagggaccacttaacaagtccacgcccctaagtttttttcatgttctcaaaaaatcctcaactgcctataaaactcctagacaaagcaccaccacgggctctcttgtcccctcttggcatgagccaggagctctattctctcactttatctctaaataaaagcctgtaccttgctctcttaCCCTGAGTGTTTGTGAAACTCactcttcggcttcgtgaacaagaaccccggcaccaGGAGGAAGGAGGCCGGTTGAGGAGACACCAAGCCTGGACCCCACACTAGCAGGCATTAAGGGGCCCAACACAGCCATAAAGACAGACTGTCAAGATGGGGAGTTGACAgtactgagcatttactaagGGCAGGTGGTGCTAAGTACTTTCCAGTTACGATTGCATGTAATCCACATGGTAGCCTGGCAGAGTGAATGGCCCCCCCATGCACACATCGAGAAATATTTCAGAGAGGTTCAAGCCTGGACCTGGGGTTGCAGAGCTCCAGTTGCAGGGCAAGATCAAGCCCTGTACTGTCCAGCTCcagggccctgcctcctcccttttCCCTGTACTCGCTGCATCAAGGATGGTGCCACAGTCTCTCTTCCCATCCTGTTGGGTCCTTATCATTCTACTCCCAGGATGCAGCCAGAGCAATGAAGGCTTGATCCTGTCACTCTGCGGGCAGACTCTCCAGTGGTTTCGACCAGCTGTGGCCCCAGCTTACATTCCCTGCTCTGTTCCACCCAGAGCTCCCCACCCCTGCAGCTGCCTGGGGGCTGGAGGCCTCCTGCTCCTCCCAGCACATGTCAGACCCAATCATCACTCCTCACAAAGGCTCCCTAGCCTGGCCTTTGGGATCAAATCTCCTTTCCTAGGCCCACCCAGTGATGGCACTGGTCACCGTTGCCATCATGATCAAGGACTGACGACGATTTCCCCCACTGGAATATAATGGAAACTGGGTCTTCGATTTCCCCCACTGGAGTATAATGGAAACTGGGTCTTGTCTATTTTCAATACTGCATCCCCAGTTTTtttacctggcatatagtaaacatTGAACATATGGATGTATGAgtagatggaaggatggatggatggatggccagtgggagggtggatgggtagatggatggatagttggatggatggatggatggatggatggatgcatgcatggatggatggatggatggatggatggatgcatagaTGGATGCATAGATGGCGAAAtgtttgggtgggtgggtggatgtaTGGTTGGTTGGGTGGGTGGATGCACAGATACAACTGAAACCAAATCAAGGATTCTAAATATGTGGGAATGCTCCCAAATCATGGTGGTCTGATTTGAAGATTAGGAAAGTTCTTTTCTTCCATACCATCATAGCATTCTAGTAATTTGTTAGTCAAAACCTcttaatttacagatgaggaaactgaggctcagaaaagacaaAGTATTTTTGCTGAAATGCTTCTGCAAAAGACAGGAGGTTTTGGCAGCATTTCTCAACAACAAGTCCCTGTGTGCACTGGTGGGTCTGATGCGTTAGAGGGTGCACAGCAAGTCtgcaaatgatttattttaataaattagtcTAATTCAAACGACTAGATTTCCACATATAACCTTATCACTGTTACTCATTGCATTCTAATGTGCTTTCTGGAGAAGGAACAGGAAAGCAAGAGGTACAGGGAGATCTGGTGAGAGAACTGCAGCCCCCGGGATGCAACAATCCTAGTACACCAGACACCTGTGGCAGCTGGGGTGCAGGTGAGGGGCCCAGGGGCTGGAGCTGCTCCTCAGCTCCTTGCATTCATGTCATGGCCCACATATTAGGGGGTTTTCTGACACTTCTAAGCCCTTAGAGAAGTAAGATGCTTCTGCACTGTTCTCTACACCCTTGGGGTTGTCTCCCCAGGAGGAAGTGAGACTTCCCTGACTGGTGAGATAGGGAAGGCTGTCCTCTGGGTACAGTTTCCCCATGGTGTGGTTAGATCATGCCAGGTCACTGAGATGAGCTTGCCCACTggggctgccctccccacccttcaTGACATCCTGAGCTGACAGGCAACCTGGCGTGGTGGGGAGGGTTTGGTCAGGCGGCAGTGTGAGGAGTCCCACTTTGACTTCCCCTCCAGTCCAGCCTTGCCATTGATAAAGctgcctttcttctcctttcctgacTTTGGCGACTAGCTGACCATTGATTCAGAATCTGGATGTGATTAATTAGCTCCCTAAACCCTGACAGGATTAGTGTGGTGTTTACCCCACACGTACATTATTTGGTTATTTCCCCCGCACATTACGAAGCTTGTCAAATATTTGAACTGGCCTCTAGGTCAGGCTGTGCAGGTGACCTTTCTTCAGTAGAAGGGAGGCTGAAACCCTGACCAAGAAAAGTAAACTAAATTCCAGGATGTTTTCAGTTCTTCCCCGCATGAAATCAGAATAAATCTAGTTAATTTGAGGACCATGTAGATCTTCACAGTGACATAGCTAAACTGCCAATCACCTGATCAATTCGCTGTCTTTATTCTTGTcgtttgctttgtatttttttctctgtgaatcATAAGTCTGGTAACCAAGGGGCTCTGGGATTATAAATAATCATGATTCAGAGGTTCTCTACTCTCTATGATATACcacttccttgctttctttttcctttttctatgccAGGCTAGGAAGACTGCCTAAGAAGACACTTTTCTCAAGAACTTCATAAATGATCGAGCCAACTATGATAGATCATTCTGGATCAATTATTAACAGCTGAAAAGAATTGCATAGGATATGCACTCCATGTTTATGTTTCTATCAGGAGCTCTTAAATACCGAATTCTATGTTTCTCATAATATGATTGCTACACGTGCAAGAAAGAAGCTTGCCTGGTCTCTATGTAACGTGGGAAGTACGAGATGAAGCCTGGTTAAACAAGCTTCTTCACTGCAGAACTTCTCAGTGCCTTTGAGACACCGTCATGCAATGTGAGTCAACCAGAAGACATGTCATGGTATTGCCCACACTTGCCATTCCCCAGAAACCTTCCTCCGCCCCTTTACTTGGTAGAGCATTTAATGGGGCTAATGTCCCCCAGAACACAGAGTGGAAAGCACAGCCCCAGTGAAAGAGAGATTTGGTAAGGACATCTCAGGTGCCCTTTAGAGGACAGTTCTCAAAACA
The genomic region above belongs to Manis javanica isolate MJ-LG chromosome 7, MJ_LKY, whole genome shotgun sequence and contains:
- the TACC2 gene encoding transforming acidic coiled-coil-containing protein 2 isoform X22, producing the protein MGNENSTSDNQQQDSGLHNVILWPPHAGPPQRTSSAQSPESVQPPGNSQNIRRKPEEKSGSSGHGDVPRCGRGGSCSASERAASQDPCTVCPEVTEPRKCPQEARGPESSPLPSPPSPWEQECHSATMPFAEGSPEGCLESPAEAPEGWPLVQHSRREPSPKAPGVALAAFVPEEDSSAWGSVATIVPSAGREGGMKEEVDKAASSSHLEQQPGRPPAPLKEQPCAEVSQPGGFGSPGKEAAGGFPPTESGQGVVPKAPAAAHPGKESSAGLEESPTKTETPILQDPAPRASDREKCQVEVMPEDLADDSVFLKPCGSTRKNSGASQEEDINAASQEICQQQMGAHLPCTELPWGSLRPALAPGAGGSRKETLDASDAQHSSQTRGWGAQPGNAVCAPPGDQPEGVLLMSAEQSPHVPAEEVRPAPNLSPQPATWASAAAANPSWLAREMVHGAEIPVLRVPAEELAGAELGGQEKCASDLGRAGVHPEGIPREVPPPLPQEERGELSIKEQGHEVQQGVLPPPLPSTSDESALGPEREAKAPQSPAVVNEESGLPEASPRGQEEAPELPSANPENPQGEQPQALGCRPDPEVEKDEISKLNGTVESQVLPSTDSAQPLREEGPQPTGRLGSVSEGAARSSVAHASDSLPKLHENGRILIPGPDGAGEHVLPEGAGWEGPRLQTKCPHTLQDLGGLGIMDSLPALESEKSDFLSTPAAEVVPKAQEVERRSEIKAMSHPSARTPDNCEEAGLPASPDRSCGLGHDAAGQEARADGPQPPEGEDLAMDSGLTSLSLEHSQQGIPSFPGDSCIRVAAPERPSVPSENHLQPSQSDPDASIFDMLREKTRVCKNGEETYPGDPGLKKLGTDSSQIHVPVTPQEDACLPTCGEKEQASRSELQREHPKDSLSDATRSAARDSVLESPATEQSELSAPVSPELPALGENGQEGARSDRRPSGVGPPAADTSEESSLAGNLNRKENCCAGQGPSKSRQELVGTLEVSSQHEEACLGDGGASEAADTRRLLEGLSKTEKTSANTVGTPPRQPEPVALLDAAHCPPVPAPASPSVTTTQDAPERESGAETQGGRQRPVLAPRKEMEQPATSDAEARELLGSFPSAQEQGRAAETSGNAGRGDLGMQSAPEDAGEAALNAGFLNTGQCPSPGEETSTSAPGEPCQAEQPSASCQDALPPAGELGGIHRSMAEIPEAQAVSSAERLLLSGPPEDAAPDPPYLHVEVAPREGAEDSGEKALSSQGPRAPGESTSPTEAPLLALENATSMKLSLGLPASLPQPAATGREITGAQASGGSSKAGTLEGPVDSMPYLDRMPLLTKGEHMLVEEKAAGAKPYEIPAPPACEEGMAGETAKGTKSIGERMVEPPEDLSRGTSGGLHARSKQTSTVSGFPDFREHITKIFEKAGLRALTADGPQGAPGEKARAGSSERDKDLIVPSPEKLLDGTQGVAIAPLPTPSPGLWVDSKEKKQELAGEAEISCVGPQAPAPEKLPGQVGPVTKQSLRSASVGKEMTGVAQMVQEREKPEGAGGAGPGLGSQAHSQQGRGCQGFASGLSSQVPPQSPREGASLQGDRVPPGKQQQETSTLSCQPGEDGAWGFAQAEALGGVSVCTSALGTSSPLGDVPIVAEAFSEPWTPDTLGGEKRHGGAARISDTPDARGGQSAPEPQAGAVAGAPLQPSPAAGAAGEAEGDVTLSTAETRAHVSGDLPETGTTRMLSGMAWPSVLPGSSGVPGCSEGAPRMEDEAARHGDSSAGLQQAEEQREPELPGPAGNRKVAVSSPPEPDESRDLELHSLAPEAPHGERYFQGKSPGPGPCTLPSVPEKDAPNVTGDVISDEARAVGDAERSVKSSSIADGVIQPAVLGDLENPPLAASSHHGDVISQVSTDLTARRSSDSEEAFETPESTTPVKAPPAPPPPPPEVIPEPEISTQPPLEEPGCASESVCVPDGPRSSSVEGSPFHPPPHSSSAVFDEDKPIASSGTYNLDFDNIELVDDFQASEPRSSDSKSQDCKVNARRKSTDSVPTSKSTLSRSLSLQAGDFDGASCTGGTEAGVPAPDAYSSGSGSAASTLKRTKKPRPPSLKKKQTTKKPSETPPVKETQPEPAGESPVPSEENQVAETKTESTKTEGSGPALSEEAPLEPTAVPKAACAPDSESAEAAVPPASGGGRVQNSPPSGRKALPLATAPEAVEVTPLESGGQEDSPAKGLSVRLEFDYSEDKGSWDTQQENPPPTKKIGKKPVAKMPLRRPKMKKTPEKLDNSPASPTRSPAEPNDIPIAKGTYTFDIDKWDDPNFNPFSSTSKMQESPKLPQQSYTFGPDTCDESIDPFKTSSKTPSSPSKSPASFEIPASAIEANGVDGDGLNKPAKKKKTPLKTDTFRVKKSPKRSPLSDPPSQDPTPAVTPETPPVISTVVHATDEEKLAVTSQKWTCMTVDLEADKQDYPQPSDLSTFVNETKFNSPTEDLGYRNSYEIEYMEKIGSSLPQDDDTPKKQALYLMFDTSQESPGQSPPVRMSESPTPCSGSSFEETEALVNTGAKIQHPVSRGLAPNQEPHLQVPEKSSQKELEAMALGTASDAIEIREAAHPTDVSISKTALYSRIGTAEVETPTGLLFQQPNLDATLQMARAEIITKEREVSEWKDKYEESRREVMEMRKIVAEYEKTIAQMIEDEQREKSVSHQTVQQLVLEKEQALADLNSVEKSLADLFRRYEKMKEVLEGFRKNEEVLKKCAQEYLSRVKKEEQRYQALKVHAEEKLDRANAEIAQVRGKAQQEQAAYQASLRKEQLRVDALERTLEQKNKEIEELTKICDELIAKMGKS